One Defluviitoga tunisiensis genomic window carries:
- a CDS encoding ATP-dependent Clp protease ATP-binding subunit, with protein MRFNPNDFTEKSLKAIQEAQNTLAYSGGNILKPEHLLLAILNMNDESVLQAFEGKDVNLLKQRLEEAISREMGIYYSFPFAGQQGIYISNNLGTAFQIAKTEASKLGLNKIPLLALLLGILLEGSSYASKLLASFTNEGKIRELLNELVEMGDEELGEGIGDPLKKYTIDLTKEAKKGKLTPVIGREKEIRRVIEILSRKSKNNPVLVGDAGVGKTAVVEGLAQLIVNENAPDYLKNKVILQLDMAALLAGTKFRGEFEERLKAVIDSVKKNSDQIILFIDELHNIIGAGVAEGTAMDAANILKPSLARGEIKVIGATTYDEYRKYIEKDKALARRFQPVYVQEPSVEDTIEILKGIKESYEKHHGVKILDEALVAAAKLSNRYITDRYLPDKAIDLIDEACARVKLRSSGKPEKILELERKMSRLEDEINQLTLEEKYEEASKKKAEYFDVQKELENLKKIEKNLKGEMDNIVDEDTISAIVQEWTGIPVTRMVEDEKRKLANLENEIHKRLVDQEEAVKIVAQHIKKARAGLKDPRRPIGSFLFLGPTGVGKTELAKSLAEILFGTEDALIRFDMSEYMEKFNVSRLIGAAPGYVGYEEGGQLTEAVRRRPFSVILLDEIEKAHPDVYNILLQILDDGRLTDSQGRTINFSNTIIIMTSNIGSDKISKTKKSVGFIEDENLEESYETIKQEVMSQVKTVFRSEFINRLDDIIVFKPLSMEHIKDIVNIMINRLEERLKEKKIRIQITESAKDVLAKEGFDPIYGARPLRRVIERKIESPLANMIIEDEISEGDLVIVDSKDGETLEIRKAAGEILKKRD; from the coding sequence ATGAGATTTAACCCTAACGATTTTACAGAAAAATCTTTAAAAGCCATTCAAGAAGCACAAAATACACTAGCTTATAGTGGTGGAAATATTTTAAAACCAGAACACCTATTGTTAGCAATTTTAAATATGAATGATGAAAGCGTATTACAAGCATTTGAAGGAAAAGATGTTAATCTCTTAAAACAACGATTAGAAGAAGCTATTTCTAGAGAAATGGGAATATATTATTCTTTTCCTTTTGCGGGGCAACAAGGAATATATATATCAAATAATTTAGGAACTGCTTTTCAAATAGCAAAAACAGAGGCTAGTAAACTAGGTCTTAATAAAATCCCTTTATTAGCTTTATTACTTGGAATATTACTTGAAGGATCTTCATATGCATCTAAGTTATTAGCCTCGTTTACAAATGAGGGTAAAATAAGAGAATTACTCAATGAACTTGTAGAAATGGGGGATGAAGAATTGGGAGAAGGTATAGGAGATCCTTTAAAAAAATATACAATTGATTTAACCAAAGAAGCAAAAAAGGGCAAGCTAACCCCAGTAATAGGTAGAGAAAAAGAAATAAGAAGAGTGATTGAAATTCTATCAAGAAAATCCAAAAACAATCCTGTTTTAGTTGGAGATGCTGGAGTAGGAAAAACAGCTGTTGTTGAAGGTTTAGCTCAATTAATAGTGAATGAAAATGCACCTGATTACTTAAAAAACAAAGTAATACTTCAATTAGATATGGCCGCATTATTAGCAGGAACCAAATTTAGGGGAGAATTCGAGGAAAGGTTAAAAGCTGTAATTGATAGTGTGAAAAAAAACAGTGATCAAATTATCTTATTTATTGATGAATTGCACAATATTATTGGTGCCGGCGTTGCTGAAGGAACAGCTATGGATGCAGCAAATATCCTAAAACCCTCACTAGCAAGAGGTGAAATTAAAGTTATTGGGGCAACAACTTACGATGAATATAGAAAATACATTGAAAAAGACAAAGCATTAGCCAGAAGATTCCAACCTGTATATGTACAAGAACCATCTGTTGAAGATACCATCGAAATACTTAAAGGTATAAAAGAGTCATATGAAAAGCATCACGGGGTTAAAATACTGGATGAAGCATTGGTTGCTGCGGCTAAACTTTCAAATAGATACATAACAGATAGATATCTGCCTGATAAGGCTATTGACTTGATTGATGAAGCATGTGCAAGAGTGAAATTAAGAAGCTCAGGAAAACCTGAAAAAATTTTAGAATTAGAAAGGAAAATGTCTAGATTAGAAGACGAAATTAATCAGCTAACTCTAGAAGAAAAGTATGAAGAAGCGTCAAAGAAAAAAGCAGAATATTTTGACGTACAAAAAGAATTAGAAAATCTTAAAAAAATAGAGAAAAATCTAAAAGGAGAAATGGACAATATAGTTGACGAAGATACTATTTCAGCTATAGTTCAAGAATGGACGGGAATCCCAGTAACAAGAATGGTGGAGGACGAAAAAAGAAAACTTGCTAATCTTGAAAACGAAATACACAAAAGGCTTGTTGATCAAGAAGAAGCTGTTAAGATTGTTGCACAACACATAAAAAAGGCAAGGGCTGGACTAAAAGATCCGAGAAGGCCTATAGGTTCTTTTCTATTTCTTGGTCCTACCGGAGTTGGAAAAACGGAACTTGCAAAGTCTTTAGCAGAAATCTTGTTTGGAACTGAAGATGCATTAATTAGATTTGATATGAGTGAATATATGGAAAAATTCAATGTTTCAAGATTAATAGGTGCAGCACCTGGATATGTAGGATATGAGGAAGGCGGGCAATTAACTGAAGCAGTTAGAAGAAGACCTTTTTCTGTAATACTATTGGATGAAATTGAAAAAGCTCATCCTGACGTATACAACATTCTTTTACAAATATTAGATGATGGAAGATTAACTGACTCACAGGGAAGAACTATAAACTTTAGTAATACCATTATAATCATGACTTCCAATATTGGCTCTGACAAAATAAGCAAAACAAAAAAGAGTGTTGGATTCATAGAAGACGAGAATTTAGAGGAAAGTTATGAAACAATTAAACAAGAAGTTATGTCTCAAGTAAAAACCGTCTTTAGATCCGAATTCATAAACAGATTAGATGATATCATTGTATTCAAGCCATTAAGTATGGAACATATAAAAGATATAGTCAATATAATGATTAATAGATTAGAAGAAAGGTTAAAAGAGAAGAAAATACGCATTCAAATAACCGAATCTGCAAAAGATGTGTTAGCAAAAGAAGGATTTGACCCTATTTATGGTGCAAGACCTTTAAGAAGAGTTATCGAAAGAAAAATCGAATCTCCTCTTGCAAATATGATTATTGAAGATGAAATATCTGAAGGAGATTTAGTAATTGTAGACTCAAAAGATGGAGAAACATTAGAGATAAGAAAAGCTGCAGGAGAAATACTTAAAAAACGGGACTAA
- the rd gene encoding rubredoxin, translating to MEKYRCTICGYIYDPSYGDPDFGIKPGILFEDLPDDWTCPICGAPKEDFEPYED from the coding sequence ATGGAGAAATATAGATGCACAATCTGTGGTTATATATATGATCCATCCTATGGAGATCCTGATTTTGGAATAAAGCCAGGTATACTTTTTGAAGATTTGCCCGACGATTGGACATGTCCTATTTGTGGGGCGCCAAAAGAAGATTTTGAACCTTATGAAGATTAG
- a CDS encoding class II SORL domain-containing protein: MLGEVIKIQDFKNEKHVPTIDCIEKVKANEEFEVEIQVGKEIKHPNTVEHHIVWLDLFVHYDNDPNTVHIGRYIFGPTLAEPHVKTKIKLPKTGTLIALSYCNIHGLWENTKRVEVF, translated from the coding sequence ATGTTAGGAGAAGTTATTAAAATACAAGATTTTAAAAATGAAAAACATGTTCCTACAATAGATTGTATAGAAAAAGTGAAAGCCAATGAAGAGTTTGAAGTTGAAATTCAAGTAGGTAAAGAAATAAAGCATCCAAATACTGTTGAACATCACATTGTATGGTTAGATTTATTCGTTCATTATGATAATGATCCTAATACTGTTCATATTGGTAGGTATATATTTGGCCCAACCTTGGCTGAACCACATGTTAAAACTAAAATTAAATTACCCAAAACAGGTACTTTAATAGCCCTTTCTTATTGTAATATTCATGGGTTGTGGGAGAATACAAAAAGGGTTGAAGTGTTTTAG
- a CDS encoding rubrerythrin family protein produces MVKREMTRQFLEDAFCGESKAHMKYLIFADDAEEKGLKNLARMWRAIAYAEYVHARNHFKALGHLGSIQDNLQQSIEGENFEVQEMYPVYNNAAKFQNENEAVRTTHFALEAEKIHEEWYKQAKEATKEEKDIEKGKIYICDVCGYTVEGEAPDRCPICGAPKSKFSEF; encoded by the coding sequence ATGGTTAAAAGAGAGATGACGAGACAATTCTTAGAAGATGCTTTTTGTGGTGAATCCAAAGCACATATGAAGTATCTTATTTTTGCAGATGATGCAGAAGAAAAAGGGTTAAAAAATTTAGCTCGGATGTGGAGAGCTATCGCTTATGCAGAGTATGTTCATGCAAGGAATCACTTTAAAGCATTGGGACATTTGGGTTCTATACAAGATAATTTGCAACAATCTATTGAAGGAGAAAATTTTGAAGTTCAGGAAATGTATCCAGTGTACAACAACGCAGCAAAATTTCAAAATGAAAATGAAGCTGTTAGAACTACACATTTTGCTCTTGAAGCAGAAAAAATTCATGAAGAATGGTATAAACAAGCTAAAGAAGCAACTAAAGAAGAAAAAGATATTGAAAAAGGGAAAATTTATATTTGTGATGTTTGTGGATATACTGTAGAAGGAGAAGCTCCCGATAGATGCCCAATTTGTGGGGCCCCAAAAAGCAAATTTTCAGAATTTTAA